Proteins co-encoded in one Cynocephalus volans isolate mCynVol1 chromosome 11, mCynVol1.pri, whole genome shotgun sequence genomic window:
- the SPATA45 gene encoding spermatogenesis-associated protein 45, with protein sequence MASVNRTSEVIKKCKINKQRLLEEINEKRESNCLVERSNQVSLLRVQKRHFSSAYKSFTDAKIKESVPDSGRGSWVKPSILVHMEKRHFPPKSNAIFG encoded by the exons ATGGCATCTGTAAACAGAACCAGTGaagtaattaaaaaatgtaaaataaacaaacaacgtCTCCTGGAAGAGATAAATGAGAAGCGTGAATCCAACTGCTTAGTGGAAAGAAGCAATCAAGTCAGTTTACTGAGAGTTCAAAAGAGGCATTTCAGTAGTGCCTATAAGTCCTTTACTGATGCCAAGATCAAAGAATCTGTTCCTGACAGTGGCAGGGGCTCCTGGGTCAAACCGAGTATCCTTGTTCACATGGAGAAAAGGCACTTTCCACCGAAAA gtaatGCCATATTTGGATAA